One window from the genome of Breoghania sp. L-A4 encodes:
- a CDS encoding AraC family transcriptional regulator, whose translation MGMCKIARIRKAGPGRHPVGEPTPVAASDQANAHDKNRQCIAKDEMGLVAAGVYAISGTNTVSGAAPVFCVRNTMENWLHEPSTPILMQKERKITVESAEMTITARVDNFSRSNMFWVDGSVDVRNPGLMKPTLPTELLQPIVFIPLTFQGDANVIVADLQPHAYNASKDLRAIRLYPDSIVYDFQKVTRNRTFVPCVGVQSLADWFGGRLPKELAAFTADTVSKSIAAPIVNRSLLQMLALQIDNYAEPMRALAFESLAMQMITQFLHELCGADARNGTLSISEIRGAKEAHERLLLDLRDPPTSSALAETAGMSERRLDHAFRELYGTSIFKTLTNARLDHAYQILHTGTVSVKELSFRLGYSHASSFSRAFFLRYGVYPAQIRSS comes from the coding sequence ATGGGGATGTGCAAAATCGCGCGCATCCGCAAAGCGGGTCCCGGTCGGCATCCTGTGGGCGAACCTACCCCGGTCGCGGCATCCGATCAGGCGAATGCGCATGACAAAAATCGCCAATGCATAGCAAAAGATGAAATGGGATTAGTCGCCGCCGGTGTTTATGCTATCAGCGGAACAAATACGGTATCGGGAGCCGCGCCCGTTTTCTGCGTCAGGAACACAATGGAAAATTGGTTGCACGAGCCTTCCACGCCCATTTTGATGCAAAAAGAACGGAAAATTACTGTCGAATCTGCGGAAATGACAATAACGGCGCGGGTGGACAACTTTTCACGGTCCAACATGTTCTGGGTTGACGGAAGCGTGGACGTGCGCAATCCCGGCTTGATGAAGCCGACACTGCCCACGGAATTGCTTCAGCCGATCGTGTTCATTCCGCTAACGTTTCAGGGGGACGCGAATGTCATCGTCGCCGATCTCCAGCCGCACGCCTACAATGCGAGCAAGGACCTGAGAGCGATCCGCCTGTATCCGGACTCGATTGTCTACGACTTCCAGAAGGTGACCCGGAACCGGACCTTCGTGCCGTGCGTGGGCGTGCAGAGTCTGGCTGACTGGTTTGGCGGGCGCCTGCCGAAGGAATTGGCGGCCTTCACCGCCGATACCGTCAGCAAGAGCATCGCGGCCCCCATCGTCAACCGCAGTCTTCTGCAAATGCTGGCCCTGCAAATCGACAACTATGCCGAACCAATGCGCGCGCTGGCCTTCGAGAGCCTGGCGATGCAGATGATCACGCAGTTTCTGCATGAACTCTGCGGGGCGGACGCGCGCAACGGCACCTTGAGCATCAGCGAAATCCGCGGCGCCAAAGAAGCGCATGAACGGCTTTTGCTGGACTTGCGTGATCCGCCGACAAGCAGTGCGCTGGCGGAAACCGCCGGCATGAGCGAGAGGCGTCTCGATCACGCGTTCCGCGAGCTGTATGGCACCAGCATCTTCAAGACGCTGACCAACGCGCGGCTCGACCACGCCTATCAGATCCTGCACACCGGCACGGTCTCGGTGAAGGAGCTCTCGTTCCGGCTCGGCTATTCCCACGCGTCAAGCTTCAGCCGCGCCTTCTTCCTGCGCTATGGCGTCTACCCCGCGCAGATCCGCTCCAGTTGA
- a CDS encoding autotransporter domain-containing protein encodes MLLRTTALHKLATSITALALGAAVFPSIAQADDWLGTASADWFNAANWSGAVPDAATNVFLDTASPNATLINGAAALSALAVTGNTGTGSLTISNGGTLASGDGHIGAAAGGTGTVAVTGVGSQWSSSGALYVGNAGTGTLTVSDSAQVLVGTGAAIGVDTGSSGTVAVTGAGSILSSVDEVFVGVKGAGAMTISDGGAVESTDGTIGGDTNGTGAVTVTGAGSSWNGSAITVGMLGTGTLAIAEGGALYSTSGVIGSAASGTGTATVTGTGSLWDNTGNLTVGQDGTGSLTVSDAGQIDVASEARIGFGAGSNGAVTVTGAGSQLNTDTLLVGYLGTGALTIADSGAVSANTTTIGGTATVSGATLSSTLVNVGGTGGGVLAVAAGGIVNATTTSADSGTISVSGAGATLSSTNIALGADSDGALTLSDGGAVVTDNLTLGGVGAGTVNIGAAAGDAAGASGTLTATALTFSDGTLVFNHTDTGYLFATDMSGATGAISQIGGATSLTGNSAGFTGLTTVSGGSLSVNGTLGGPVTVSGGSLGGTGSILDTVTIASGGTFAPGNSIGTTTVTSVTFDAGSFYAAEVESGGTSDLINASGIVTINGGTVQVIASPDYLLGAPYTIITATGGVVGTFDAATSQIFLTPTLTYDFNNVFVELAIASFDSAAVTVNQKAAAVATDALGAGNVLYDAIAVLATAAQAQAAFDAVSGEIHASAKTALVEDSRFVHDAANNRIRAAFGSVGADRDANATTGLWVESFGAIGRTDSDGNAAALSRSVGGIFVGVDGEVADDVTIGVLAGYSHSAFDADARSSSGEADTFHLAAYGGTQWGKLALRAGGAYSWHALAFDRSVAISGFSDSLSSSYDAATGQLFAEVGYGMTMGTARFEPFVKLAHVRHATEGFTESGGAAALTGASDVFSTTFTTLGLRGETEVAFGETTKARATGMIGWRHGFGSSTPSQRLAFAGGTAFTVYGAPVARDALLLEAGLDFDVRANTTLGVAYSGQLGTGMYDHALRANLGVTF; translated from the coding sequence ATGCTTTTGCGGACAACGGCTTTACACAAGCTGGCGACATCCATCACCGCGCTGGCGCTCGGCGCCGCCGTGTTCCCAAGCATCGCGCAGGCGGACGACTGGCTGGGCACGGCGTCGGCGGACTGGTTCAACGCGGCGAACTGGAGCGGCGCGGTACCGGATGCGGCGACGAATGTCTTTCTCGACACCGCTAGCCCCAATGCCACGCTCATCAATGGCGCGGCGGCGCTGTCGGCACTCGCCGTCACGGGCAACACCGGCACGGGTTCGCTGACGATTTCCAACGGCGGCACCCTTGCAAGCGGCGACGGCCATATCGGTGCGGCGGCGGGTGGCACAGGCACTGTCGCTGTGACCGGCGTCGGATCACAATGGAGCAGCAGCGGTGCCCTCTACGTGGGCAACGCCGGCACGGGCACCTTGACGGTATCCGACAGCGCCCAGGTCCTCGTGGGGACGGGCGCGGCCATCGGCGTCGATACGGGCAGCAGCGGCACGGTTGCGGTGACCGGCGCAGGGTCGATCCTGAGCAGCGTCGATGAAGTGTTTGTCGGTGTCAAAGGCGCCGGCGCGATGACGATCTCGGACGGCGGCGCGGTCGAAAGCACCGACGGCACCATCGGCGGCGATACGAACGGGACCGGCGCGGTCACGGTGACCGGCGCCGGCTCGTCCTGGAACGGCAGCGCGATCACCGTCGGCATGCTGGGCACGGGCACTCTGGCCATTGCCGAGGGCGGTGCGCTCTACAGCACGTCGGGCGTGATCGGCAGCGCGGCCAGCGGCACGGGCACGGCCACGGTCACCGGCACCGGTTCGCTGTGGGACAACACCGGCAACCTGACCGTCGGCCAGGACGGCACCGGGTCACTGACGGTGTCCGATGCGGGCCAGATCGACGTGGCGTCCGAGGCCAGGATCGGATTCGGCGCGGGCAGCAATGGCGCTGTTACCGTGACCGGCGCCGGATCCCAGTTGAACACGGACACGCTTCTTGTCGGGTATCTCGGCACCGGCGCTCTGACGATTGCTGACAGCGGCGCGGTCTCCGCCAACACCACCACGATTGGCGGCACCGCGACAGTTAGCGGCGCGACCTTGAGCAGCACTCTCGTCAATGTCGGCGGCACCGGCGGCGGTGTGCTGGCGGTTGCCGCAGGCGGCATCGTGAACGCGACCACCACGTCGGCCGACAGCGGCACGATATCGGTCAGCGGCGCCGGCGCGACCCTCTCCAGCACCAACATCGCGCTCGGCGCCGACAGCGATGGCGCGTTGACGCTGTCCGACGGCGGCGCAGTCGTCACCGACAATCTCACCCTCGGCGGGGTGGGTGCCGGGACGGTGAACATAGGCGCGGCCGCGGGCGATGCGGCCGGCGCCTCGGGAACCCTGACCGCCACCGCGCTGACCTTTAGCGACGGAACGCTGGTCTTCAACCACACGGACACGGGCTATCTGTTTGCGACCGACATGAGCGGCGCGACGGGCGCCATCAGCCAGATCGGCGGCGCGACCAGCCTGACCGGCAATTCCGCCGGTTTCACCGGCCTGACGACGGTCTCCGGCGGCAGCCTCTCGGTCAACGGCACGCTCGGCGGACCGGTGACGGTCTCCGGCGGTTCGCTCGGCGGCACGGGAAGCATTCTCGATACGGTGACCATCGCCTCGGGCGGCACCTTCGCGCCGGGCAACTCGATCGGCACGACCACTGTGACCTCGGTGACCTTCGATGCCGGTTCGTTCTACGCGGCCGAGGTGGAAAGCGGTGGCACGTCGGACCTGATCAACGCCAGCGGCATCGTCACGATCAACGGCGGCACCGTCCAGGTCATCGCTTCTCCGGACTACCTGCTCGGCGCGCCCTATACGATCATCACCGCCACGGGTGGCGTGGTCGGTACGTTTGATGCCGCAACCTCCCAGATCTTCCTGACGCCGACGCTGACGTATGATTTCAACAATGTGTTCGTCGAACTGGCCATCGCCAGCTTCGACAGCGCCGCCGTGACCGTGAACCAGAAGGCGGCGGCGGTTGCGACCGACGCGCTTGGCGCGGGCAATGTGCTTTACGACGCGATCGCGGTGCTGGCCACGGCCGCGCAGGCGCAGGCCGCCTTCGACGCGGTTTCCGGCGAAATCCATGCCTCCGCCAAGACGGCGCTGGTCGAGGACAGCCGCTTCGTGCACGACGCGGCCAACAACCGCATTCGCGCGGCCTTCGGCAGTGTCGGCGCGGACAGGGACGCGAACGCGACGACCGGCCTGTGGGTCGAAAGCTTCGGCGCCATCGGCCGGACCGACAGCGACGGCAATGCGGCGGCGCTCAGCCGCTCCGTCGGCGGAATATTCGTCGGCGTGGACGGCGAGGTCGCGGACGATGTGACCATCGGCGTCCTGGCCGGCTACAGCCATTCGGCATTCGACGCCGACGCGCGATCCTCGTCCGGAGAAGCCGACACTTTCCATCTCGCCGCCTATGGCGGAACGCAATGGGGCAAGCTGGCGCTGCGCGCCGGCGGCGCCTACAGCTGGCATGCGCTGGCCTTCGACCGGAGCGTCGCCATCTCCGGCTTCAGCGACAGTCTCTCATCGTCCTACGACGCGGCGACCGGGCAGCTGTTCGCGGAGGTCGGCTACGGGATGACCATGGGCACGGCCCGCTTCGAGCCCTTTGTGAAGCTGGCGCACGTCCGCCACGCAACCGAGGGCTTCACGGAAAGCGGGGGCGCGGCGGCGCTGACCGGCGCCAGCGACGTCTTCAGCACCACCTTCACGACGCTTGGCCTTCGCGGCGAAACCGAAGTGGCGTTTGGCGAGACGACAAAGGCGCGCGCGACCGGCATGATCGGCTGGCGGCACGGCTTCGGCTCCTCGACGCCCTCGCAGAGGCTGGCCTT